The bacterium genomic sequence GCTGGGCCTCCAGGCGGCGCAGATAACGGTCGGTGCGCCACTCCTTGGCCAGCTCGACCGAGGCGCGCGGCAGGTTGGAGGGAAAATCCTTGAGCTTGGCCTCGAATTTCTCGAACAGGGTGAGGGCATCCGCCACCGCGCCGGCGAACCCGGCCAGCACGCGGCCCTCCTGGATGGTGCGCACTTTCTTGGCCCCGGCCTTGATCACCGTGTCCCCGGCCGTGATCTGGCCGTCCCCGCCCATGGCCACCTTGCCGTCACGCCGCACCGAGAGGATCGTGGTGCCGTGAGTCGAATTATTTCCGCTGTCGATCATTTCACCGTCCGTAAAAGCCGTTTGAAATACTTGGGAAAAAATTAAGATACAACTTTTCAGGCTTATTTTCAATATACTTCCGAGTGTAACGCTGTCAGAAAATTATCTTCTCCGC encodes the following:
- the hslV gene encoding ATP-dependent protease subunit HslV, which encodes MIDSGNNSTHGTTILSVRRDGKVAMGGDGQITAGDTVIKAGAKKVRTIQEGRVLAGFAGAVADALTLFEKFEAKLKDFPSNLPRASVELAKEWRTDRYLRRLEAQLAVADLEHSYLISGNGDVIEPDDGVLAIGSGGSYALSAARALILHSALPAGEVVRRSLEIAADICIYTNHQITLIEL